GATTGGTCATCAATAATCATGACGTTCCCTCACTGCCAGACATAGATCAGCACAAACAAGATAATCCAGATCACATCCACAAAGTGCCAGAAGATGGAGGTCGCCGCCACCCCAAATTCGCCCTTGTCGTAGTTTCCAGGAATCAGCGATCGCCCCAACATGATCCCCTGCAACAGCACCCCCGTCAGGACATGCAGACCGTGAAATCCAGTCAGTAAATAAAACGTGCCGCCAAAGAGACCGTCGGTAAAGCCAAAGGGGAGGCTACGCCATTCCACCGCTTGACCATACAGGAAATAACTCCCCATCGCCATGGTCAACAGCCAGAAGGCTCGGAAGCCCCAGAGATTTTTGGCATGGAGAAAGCGTTCAGCAATGTAGATCACAAAACTACTGGAAACCAGCACCACCGTGTTGATGGCAGGGTCGTGAATTTCCAAGCCAGTGACATCGGGGGGGAGCCAGTCTAGGGCTGTGGTTTTGTAGACAATATATCCGGTAAAAAAGCTGAGGAAAATCACACTTTCGGACAACAGGAAGACAATGAAGCCAAACATGCTGTTGCCCGCTTCATCGTGGTTGTGTTCCGGCGACCCATGGCTCTCTAC
Above is a genomic segment from Neosynechococcus sphagnicola sy1 containing:
- a CDS encoding cytochrome c oxidase subunit 3, with translation MNPTEIDPILDISGISSHPVESHGSPEHNHDEAGNSMFGFIVFLLSESVIFLSFFTGYIVYKTTALDWLPPDVTGLEIHDPAINTVVLVSSSFVIYIAERFLHAKNLWGFRAFWLLTMAMGSYFLYGQAVEWRSLPFGFTDGLFGGTFYLLTGFHGLHVLTGVLLQGIMLGRSLIPGNYDKGEFGVAATSIFWHFVDVIWIILFVLIYVWQ